A genomic window from Cryobacterium sp. SO2 includes:
- a CDS encoding hemolysin family protein, whose product MLGFGLILTLGTGLFVASEFALVNLDRSDLEARRDRGETRLASTIAALKITSTHLSSAQLGITLTTLLTGYALEPAISSLLAGPLTLVGLPAAAVPVVGSAVAIVVATLISMIIGELVPKNFALALPIQTAKFVIPFQTVFTTVFKPAVTVLNGSANGLLRAVGIEPKEEISGARTAEELSSLVRRSASAGLLEEDTATLLHRTLLFSGHTASDVMTPRPRLASIQRTASAQAVIDLTRQTGYSRFPVIDESADDVVGIVHVKQAVAVPRFRRADVPVSALQSEALRVPETMKLDGLLSELRGRGFQMAVVVDEYGGTAGVVTLEDLVEELVGEVADEHDRTRAGIVRSPGSLTFPGMLRPDELDERAGLSVPDDGPYETVAGYVMSELGRLPVVGDTVRITTGELRVERLDGRRIDRLRYTPDPVEPGAPATGAVRTIQKAAVTTSSETTQEGGR is encoded by the coding sequence ATGCTCGGCTTCGGCCTGATCCTGACCCTGGGCACGGGCTTGTTCGTGGCCAGCGAATTCGCGCTGGTCAACCTCGACCGTTCCGATCTCGAGGCGCGCCGCGATCGCGGGGAGACCCGCCTGGCGAGCACCATCGCCGCGCTCAAGATCACCTCGACGCACCTGTCCAGCGCGCAGCTCGGAATCACCCTCACCACCCTGCTCACCGGGTATGCCCTCGAGCCGGCCATCAGCTCGCTCCTCGCCGGCCCGCTCACCCTGGTCGGGCTGCCCGCCGCCGCCGTCCCCGTCGTGGGATCCGCCGTGGCCATCGTGGTGGCCACCCTGATCTCGATGATCATCGGCGAGCTCGTGCCGAAGAACTTCGCCCTCGCCCTGCCGATCCAGACCGCGAAGTTCGTCATCCCGTTCCAGACGGTGTTCACCACGGTCTTCAAGCCCGCCGTGACGGTGCTCAACGGCAGCGCGAACGGCCTGCTGCGCGCCGTAGGCATCGAGCCGAAGGAAGAGATCTCCGGAGCGCGCACCGCCGAGGAACTCTCCTCCCTCGTGCGCCGGTCGGCCAGCGCCGGTCTCCTCGAGGAGGACACCGCCACCCTGCTGCACCGCACGCTGCTGTTCTCCGGCCACACGGCCTCCGACGTGATGACGCCGCGCCCGCGGCTGGCGAGCATCCAGCGCACCGCCAGCGCCCAGGCCGTCATCGACCTCACCCGCCAGACCGGCTACTCGCGCTTCCCTGTCATCGACGAGAGCGCCGATGACGTCGTCGGCATCGTGCACGTCAAGCAGGCGGTGGCGGTGCCCAGGTTCCGCCGGGCGGATGTGCCGGTGTCAGCCCTGCAGTCGGAGGCGTTGCGCGTGCCGGAGACCATGAAGCTCGACGGCCTGCTCAGCGAGCTGCGCGGCCGTGGCTTCCAGATGGCTGTGGTGGTCGACGAATACGGCGGCACCGCCGGGGTGGTCACCCTGGAGGACCTCGTCGAGGAACTCGTCGGCGAGGTCGCCGACGAGCACGACCGCACCAGGGCCGGCATCGTGCGCTCCCCAGGGTCGCTCACCTTCCCCGGCATGCTGCGCCCGGACGAGCTCGACGAGCGCGCCGGCCTGTCGGTGCCGGATGACGGCCCGTACGAGACCGTCGCCGGTTACGTGATGAGCGAACTCGGCCGGCTGCCCGTCGTGGGCGACACCGTGCGCATCACCACCGGCGAGCTGCGGGTGGAACGGCTTGACGGCCGTCGCATCGACCGCCTCCGCTACACCCCAGACCCCGTCGAACCCGGCGCACCCGCGACCGGCGCCGTGCGCACCATCCAGAAGGCAGCAGTGACCACTTCG